CCGGCAGTTCGGCAGCCATCAGACGTACACCTCGTAGTGGTCCGTCTCCCCGCGGATGTTGGGGCACGGGGTGACGCGCAGCGGCCGGCGCCGCGTGTCGAGGTCCCCCGGCGTGGTGCCGGGCAGCCAGAGGGCGTCCCCGGGCCGCACCTCCACCGTGGTGAAGAGGACGGCCTCGGAGGTGGCGTCGGTGCCGTCCGTGGTGACGAGGCGCTTCGTGCTGCCCTCGAAGCGGCAGGCGTAGACGGTGGGCGCGGAGAAGTCCTCCTGCCCGCGGTCGTTGACGCCCAGTAGCCGCGCCAGGCCGAAGCGCTGCTTGAGGCGGTGGCCCAGCAGCATCACGCCGCCCCCTGGCGCGGGCGACGGTACCGGGCCACCAGGCGCCGAGCGCGGGCGGGCACCGCGGGCAGCTGCCCGTCCTCGTCGGTGGCGCGCGTTAGGGACGTGCCGCCGATGGACTCGGAGACGGCCTCCTCGGCGCCGTCGCCGTGGACGAGGGCGCCCACCACCATCTGCGCCGCCAGCTGGAGATCCGCCGGCAGGTCCACCTGCAGCGCGGCGTCCAGGGCGGCCTGGCCGGGCGTCACCCAGCCCGCGTCGTACGTGACGACGAGCTCGCCCGTATCCTCCGTGTGCAGCGGGGTGGAGGAGACGCCCGGGGACCAGGTGCCGGTGAAGGGCCATGCCTCGCCGCGCGCCACCACGCGGCCCATGACGGCGGACTCCAGCGCGTAGGCCGTGGCGGGCAGCTCCGCGCCGCGCACCGCGACACGCGTCACTTGGCACACGCCCCCGGAGCGCAGCCAGAGGTAGCGCCCGCCCGCGCTGGCCACCGACTCCACGACGCCCACGCGCCGGTGCAGCGGGTAGCCCACGTGCGCAGCCAGCGTCAGGGACGCGGCGGTGATGAGCAGCGGCAGGCGCTCGGGGTCCGCCGCGTCGCGCACGGTGGCGGGCAGTTGGGTGGCGATGAGCAGGTCCTCGACGGCGGGCATGGGGCACCTCGGGGCAGAAAGAGGGCCGGGGCGGCGCGTGGCCACCCCGGCCCGGGTAGGCACGGGAGGGGGGAAGGCGTGCCCGCCGCTACACGGGGAGGCGGTTGGAGCCGCCCTGCACCAGCACCGCGCCGGTGAGGAGCGTGGGCGAGCTGCCGCCGGTGAAGGACAGCACCTGCTTCACGCGCAGCTGGTCGTGGTCATCCCCCATGAAGGAGAGGTCCAGGTCCAGCTCCACGGCGCCGTCCACGGAGGTGGCGACGACGGAAAGCGTCTGGCCGTCGCGGTCCACCACCGTGGCCCACGGGCCGGGCGCCCCCTCGTCGCCCGCGGTGCTGCCGCGCGACTCGAAGGTGAAGGTGGCGGTGAAGCCGGTGGGTGCGCCGCCGGCCGCGCCCACCGCGACGGCGAGTACCGCCGAGCGGAAGGCGCCGGTGTCGATGGCGGGGCCCTGGACGGTGCCGGCGGCGCGCGCGGCCGGCGCCAGGGCCAGGGTGTTCGTCTTGATGTACGCGCCGATGTTGGCGAGGGAAGGGTGCATGCGAGTGCTCCGGGTGAGGGTGGGGGCCGGCGCGAGGGCGTCGGCCTAGTAGGTGACGCCCGTGCGGATGGAGAAGGCCTTCGGACGGCGCACCTGCCAGTCGCCCTCCTGCACCCCGCGCAGCGTCTTGCGGTCGCGCTTGAAGTCGTTGCCGTTCTCGCCCATCTCGATTTCCAGCGGCGCGGCGTTGCCGAAGTACAGCTCCTGCGCCAGGCCGAAGCCCATGAGGTTCTTCCCCGCCAGCGTCTGCGTGTGCCCCACGGGGAAGCCGTTGATGGTGGGGTTCTGGAGGTCCTGGAGGCCAGGGAACACCCAGCCGCCGGTGCCCGAGGAGGCCGCGTCGCGCAGGCTGGAGAGGTGCATCATCGTCGTGGACGTCATGAAGTAGAACGGGTTGGCGCCCTCCAGCGGGATGTTCGCCTCCATGACGTCGGCCACCATGGACTTCAGGTCCGCCACCTTCTGCTCGATGGAGGTACCGGAGATGGCCTTCTTCGTGATGCCCGGCGTGTTGAGGATGCCGGTGGGCGTCTTCGGGCCCTTGCCCACGAGGCCCGCGACATCGAAGGCCAGGCCCATGGCGCGGCCGACGTCGGCGGCGAGCTGCTCGGCGGAGCGCAGGCTGCCCTTGCGCATGAGTCCGTTGCCGATGCGGATGGTGCCCATCGCCTTGAAGGCACCGAGGATGAGGTCGCCCGTGTCCAGGTCGGACTCGCTGGCCTCCTCGTCCTCGCCCTCCCACTGCACCTGCACGCCGGCGTTGATGGCGCCGATGGTGAGCTTGGCGCCGTAGCCCGACTCGATGCGCGGGCCCGCGCGCAGGAGGATGGAGGCGGGGCGCAGCACGTCGATGATTTCCTCGCTGCGCGACTCGCGGGCCCAGAGGTTGCCGCCCTGGGCGAAGACGGACTCGAAGACGCCCGCGGACTTCACCTTCTCCAGCCACTCGCGCAGCGGCTGGTTGAGGGTCTTCGCCTTCTCGCGGCCGGTGAGGTCCTCGTACTCCAGGAAAGCGGACTTCAGCCGCACGCCCAGCGCGGCGAGCGACGGCTGCTCCGTGTCGAACAGGCCCTTGTACTTCAGCAGGGCGGGCGCGCGGCTGGGCGCCGCGGGGCTGATGATGGCGGGGCGCGCGGCGAGCGCGGCCTCGACGTGCTTGGTGATGAGGGGCGCGAGCGCGACCTCCACCACCTGGGGGACGGCGGCGGGCGCGGGGGGCTTCGGGGCGGCGGGCATGACAGCTCCTGCGAAAGGGAAGGGTGTTGCGTCCAGGGGGAGAGAAGGGGCGGCGGTGCGCGCGGCTACTTCTTCTTCGTGACGAGGTCGCGGAAGTACTTCGTCACCGCGTCCTCGCCCTCGGCGGGGGCGTCGCCTTCCTCCTCGCCGCCCTCGCTCTTCGTCTCCTCGGACGCGGGCGCCAGCTTCGCCACCAGCTCCTTCAGCTCGGCCACCATCGCCTTCGTCTCGGCGATGTCCTGGGCCATCTTCTCGAACGTCGCCTGCACCTCTTCGGGGGTCGCCATGCTCTTCAACCTCTGCGCGGAGCGCTTTGCGGGGATGCCGGTGATGGACACCTCCAGCAGCTCTGCCTCCTGCACGTCCTCGCCACCCCTCTCGTTAGGGCGGGCGGACAGCGTGAGGTAGCCGATGGAGCACGCGCGGAGGGTGCCGGCCTGCACCTTCTCCGCGCACAGCTTGGACAGCTCGCCCACGCCGTCGAAAACGGGGGACATGAGCGGCTCGCCGCCCTCCCACCAGATGCGCGCACGGCCCACGGGCAGGCGGCTGGTGGCGCTCGGGTCCTGGTGGCTGTGGTCCCAGAAGAGGGGGACGTCCGTCTCCCCCGGCGGCAGGCGCAGCGCGCCCGCTGCCATCCGGTCCCCGTCGCGGTCGTACTCCTCCGGCGGATCCACCAACCGGAAGACGGGCGGCGCGCTGGGCTGCGCCAGTGGCGCGGGGGCCGGAGACTCGTAGAGCTTCAGCTTCAGGGCGCGCGTGCTGCGTTTGGTGCGCGAGCGTCTGTCCATCCCCAGAAGAAGGGGCGGCGCCTGGCGCTACAGCCGCCCCTCTTCGCCGCTGCGGTCGCGCGGCGGGTTGGGCGTAGCGTTTGCGGAGGCCGACTGCGGGTTGTTGCCCCCGCCAGCGCCGGGCAGGGGAGGGGGCCGCTTGCCCTCGAGGAGCGGGTCCGGCTCGTAGCCGGCCAGCTCGCGCACCTCGTTGTAGGTGAAGGCCTCGGTGGGCTGCGTCGTCATGAGGCGGAAGACGCGCTCGAACTCCTGGGGGCGCGGGTCCTCGTAGTCGAGGATGGCGTCCCGGTCCACGAGGGGCACTAGGCAGTGCTGAAGCCAGGAGCGCCAGAACTCCAGGCGCGGCAGGACGGCGAAATCCGCGAGGGTGTACTCGGCGCTCTCCGCGGTGGATCGGTTACTGGATGTGAGGTCGCCCACCAGCTCCGGGGGCACGTTGTACGTCTGGCGGATGAAGTCCAGCAGGCCCTTCTTCAACTCCTCCGTCTGGAGCTCCCGGAAGTTCACCTGCACCTGGGCGAGGCTGACGCCCGCCGGGGCGAACCACACCTTGCCCGCGCTGCCCGGCCCGGCGAAGGCCTCCTGGTACTTCTTCTCCAGGTCGAGCACCGTCTCCTCGAGGTCGGTGCCTGACGACTTCGCGTCCAGGCCGACGATGGCTGCGGGGATGCCGCCGCGTTCGAAGGTGGACTTCGTCGCGCGGGAGATGGCCTCCACCGTGTCCAGCTCATCGCCCAGTGCCATGCCGGCGCCCGCGCCGCGGTCCTCGGGCGCCTCCGGGTCCAGGTGCTTGAACCAGAGGACGTCCGCTTCGGGCACCGCGCCGATGAAGGTGTTGTGGCTGAGGAAGAAGACGGGGTTCTCCGGCGTGGGCGTCATCATCACGCGGTGCGGGGGCACCACCTCCCACCCCACCACGCGTCCGGTGTCGTCCCGGCGCAGCCATAGGAAGGCCTCGCCCACCAGGTCCACGTGCACCTGGCTGAGCTTCCGGAAGGCGCGGCCGGGGTAGCGCGGGTGCGGCGCCTCCAGCAGGCGCAGCAGCTCGTGGTCCGGCAGCTCCACCAGCTCACCGGAAGCAGTGGCGTCCTTCAGCGCCTTAGTGCGCAGCCGGGGGTTGGCGGACTTCAGGCGCTGGTCGAGCACGCTCAGGACGCCTGGGCGGGCGCGCTTGTAGACGCGCCAGCGGGGTGTGGCCACCGCCTCGGCGACGGTGTCCACGACGGTGCGCAGCCAGCCGTTCTCCTTGTACGCGCGTAGCACTTCGCGACTGCCCCGGCGCGGGCTGAAGCTGACGACGGGGAGGGCATGGACAAGCGAGCCCTGGGGGGCGGGCAGCAGGCCCAGGGCCTTGAGGGCGCGGTGGAAGAGGGAGGCCATGCGCATCCAGAAGGGGCGGCGCTATGCTGGCCCTCAACCATCGGAGTGGGGGAATGATTTCAATCGCACTGAATACTCTTGATGTATTTTGCACTGCCGTTGCGGAAGATTTTGACGCTCTTCGGTCCGGTCGGACCGTTGCACTGGATTCCCTCTACTGTCCGTACTGCGCCGACCAGCGGCGAGTGAGGCTTGTATTCTTGTGGCATGTGAATGATCCGCTTGGAAGGCCCGACGAGCCAACACGCAAGATCGTTACGTCGAGTGCAGATTTGTTTCGACAGATCAAAGAGAGCGTTGCGCCGCATGCCAATCAAACAATCTCTCTTTGCGTTTTGCTATTGTCAGTCGGATTTCAATGTTTTTTCGGATCATTCACACGTTGGTCCACTTAGCGTTTGGGGCAATGCCCGTTGATTGTTGCGCCCTGCTGCGCTGCAGGAGTCGACCCATCATGGATCATGAAAAGTTCAAGAATGTTGCGAACGGAATTCAAAGTCTTGTGTTTGCAGTTGGTGCAGTCGTCACCGCAGGGTGGGCGATTTTTACCTTTACTGCTTTGGGTTCCCAAAACAAGGCGGCCGCCGAGCAGTTGGAGCTAGAGCAACGTATTCGTCAGGAGCCAATGCTACAGATTGAGCTGTCAATGCAGCAAAGCCCGGCGTTGGTGGAAGACCAGCTCTTGCGTATATCTGCCGTACTCAGGAATGAAGGGAAAAGAACGCTTGCGATCGGCCTGATGGATGGTCCACTCACGATGGTAAGAGTAGATGTGACCGGCGGCCATATGAAAGTCCTTTCCTCGCCGCTGAATATGCAAAACATTAAGATCGAATCCAACGGGCAATTAACGTCCATAGAGCAGCGTATCCTTCGGCCCGGTCAGAGTCGTACCATTCCCTTCGCGGTACGTGTATCAGAGCCGGGCGACTACTTGATTCAGTTTTCAGGCGCGTACGCCGGAGTGGAGCTCAGAGCCGGTGACGTGGTTGATACGAAAGATGTGACGATCGAGGGATTAGCTCAAATTTTCGTCCACGTGGCCGCAAAATCTGCAAGATGAGCCGCAGGCCTAACTGGAATCCAGCAGTGAACCAGAGCCGTGAGGTGATAGTTTTTTCTTCGGCTTGGCGTCAGGGGTGGGCTGCTTACTTCTTTCTGTTGAACTGTAGAAAAAGCCATTTTTGAAGCCGCTCCTTAAGGCAATAGAAGCCAATGCTGCCCCTATGTGGACTAGGCGACTGGATGCTGCCTATTTGGAGTGTATCAAGGATTTTGGCAATGCGGCAATCCATAGCAATGACGGCGATATAGCTGTGTGGGGGCATCGCGCTAGAGTTCTTTGCGCATGTTCAGGTGACGCTTGATGCGCTGCTGGAGTACGTATACGAGGAGCCCGCTCGCGACAAAGCGCGCCTGGAGAATATGAAGTCTGCCGTTGCGGCAGTGGTCCCGAGTAAAAAAGTGATGTGGCTCTACTCCTCGAGCACCGCGTCCTCCGTCCCGCGCTGCCGCCCGGCGGCCCCCGCGTTGCGGCGCTTCGGGATAACGTAGAGGTAGATGGGCCACGCGAAGGCGTCCGCTCGGTCGTCTCTCGCGTGGCCGCCCTCCTGGCCGGTGAACTTCGCCAGCTGAGCCTCCAGCTTGTCGTGCTTGCCCACCATGTGGACGAGGCCCGCCTTCGCGTAGGAGGACACCGGCGCCGCGCGCTCGGCCTTCGACTGCATGGCGCGCTCGGTGAGCACCTTCACCTTCTTCACCGTGCGGATGGTGCTCTTCACCATGGAGCCGCCGGTGTTGCTCTCCGCGAACACCCATGCGTTCGGCTTCCCGTTGGCGCGCTTCTTGGCGAAGGGCTGCCAAGCCTCCAGCGCCTTGATGGCCTCGCGCGCCCAGACCTCGGGCTCCGGCGTGCGGAGCGAAGCGTCCTGCAGGACGTAGACGTGGTCCAGCCCGTCCGCCTCCATGCGCACGCCGAGCACGACGATGCCGTGCATGTCCGCGCCCTTCTTCTCCCCGGTGGCCGGGTCCACCGAGACGATGATGGCCTCGTACTCCTTCGGCGCCTTCTTCGGGTCGATGCGCGAGGCGTTCCAGTTGACGCCCCGGTAGAGCGCAGGGTCCAGGTCGAAGCGCAGCTCGCCCATGAACTCGCGCCGGCCCTCGGGCGTCTCCATCACCCGGCGCACGTAGGCCTCGTAGTCCGGGGCCAGGTTGGCGAGGTTCTCCAGCGTGGAGCTGCGCGCGAGCACCAGGCCCTCGCGGTCGCCGAGCATCTCGCGGAAGAGCACCGTGGGCGCGGGCGTGGTGGTGATGACCATGCGCGGCGGCAGGCCCTGGGCGCGCATCCGCGTGGTGGTGAGGCGGTTGACGACGCGGCACTCCTTGTAGACGGCCACCGCATCGCCCTTCCACGCCACCGGCTCGTCCGCCCAGATGTACGTGTACTGGTGCCCGCGGAACTTGTCCGCGTTCTTCGCAGGCAGCCACGTGGCCTGAGCGCCGTTGGGCCACACCAGCTTGCGGCGCGACTTCTCCACCTTCGGGAAGAACCAGGGCGCGGAGATGGTGAGGATGCCGCTTGTCCCCTCCAACTGGTTCTTCACGATTTCGGAGTAGGTGGGGCCCACGATGAGGATGCGCGCCTCGGGGTCCGCGCGGGCCTCGTCGATGACGGCGGCGGCGCCCGCGTACGTCTTGCCGGTGCCGCGCCCGCCCATGAAGAACCAGGTGCGGAAGTGCGCGGGCGGGCGCTGGACGGGGCGCAGCCAGTACCGGTGCTCGTGATAGAGGAGCACCAGTTCCTGGGGCGTCAAGGCCAGCGCGTTGCAGTGGCCGGTGGTGGTGCCGCCCGCCGCGTGGGCCGCCAGCGCGAGCTGCTGCATGAGGTTGTGGGGGCCGTGGCTGTCCGCCGTGATGACGGGGATGC
This DNA window, taken from Corallococcus coralloides DSM 2259, encodes the following:
- a CDS encoding terminase large subunit domain-containing protein, coding for MGTDAGVAKAGESLLDGIPVITADSHGPHNLMQQLALAAHAAGGTTTGHCNALALTPQELVLLYHEHRYWLRPVQRPPAHFRTWFFMGGRGTGKTYAGAAAVIDEARADPEARILIVGPTYSEIVKNQLEGTSGILTISAPWFFPKVEKSRRKLVWPNGAQATWLPAKNADKFRGHQYTYIWADEPVAWKGDAVAVYKECRVVNRLTTTRMRAQGLPPRMVITTTPAPTVLFREMLGDREGLVLARSSTLENLANLAPDYEAYVRRVMETPEGRREFMGELRFDLDPALYRGVNWNASRIDPKKAPKEYEAIIVSVDPATGEKKGADMHGIVVLGVRMEADGLDHVYVLQDASLRTPEPEVWAREAIKALEAWQPFAKKRANGKPNAWVFAESNTGGSMVKSTIRTVKKVKVLTERAMQSKAERAAPVSSYAKAGLVHMVGKHDKLEAQLAKFTGQEGGHARDDRADAFAWPIYLYVIPKRRNAGAAGRQRGTEDAVLEE
- a CDS encoding phage portal protein — protein: MASLFHRALKALGLLPAPQGSLVHALPVVSFSPRRGSREVLRAYKENGWLRTVVDTVAEAVATPRWRVYKRARPGVLSVLDQRLKSANPRLRTKALKDATASGELVELPDHELLRLLEAPHPRYPGRAFRKLSQVHVDLVGEAFLWLRRDDTGRVVGWEVVPPHRVMMTPTPENPVFFLSHNTFIGAVPEADVLWFKHLDPEAPEDRGAGAGMALGDELDTVEAISRATKSTFERGGIPAAIVGLDAKSSGTDLEETVLDLEKKYQEAFAGPGSAGKVWFAPAGVSLAQVQVNFRELQTEELKKGLLDFIRQTYNVPPELVGDLTSSNRSTAESAEYTLADFAVLPRLEFWRSWLQHCLVPLVDRDAILDYEDPRPQEFERVFRLMTTQPTEAFTYNEVRELAGYEPDPLLEGKRPPPLPGAGGGNNPQSASANATPNPPRDRSGEEGRL
- a CDS encoding phage major capsid protein; translated protein: MPAAPKPPAPAAVPQVVEVALAPLITKHVEAALAARPAIISPAAPSRAPALLKYKGLFDTEQPSLAALGVRLKSAFLEYEDLTGREKAKTLNQPLREWLEKVKSAGVFESVFAQGGNLWARESRSEEIIDVLRPASILLRAGPRIESGYGAKLTIGAINAGVQVQWEGEDEEASESDLDTGDLILGAFKAMGTIRIGNGLMRKGSLRSAEQLAADVGRAMGLAFDVAGLVGKGPKTPTGILNTPGITKKAISGTSIEQKVADLKSMVADVMEANIPLEGANPFYFMTSTTMMHLSSLRDAASSGTGGWVFPGLQDLQNPTINGFPVGHTQTLAGKNLMGFGLAQELYFGNAAPLEIEMGENGNDFKRDRKTLRGVQEGDWQVRRPKAFSIRTGVTY
- a CDS encoding HK97 family phage prohead protease — translated: MDRRSRTKRSTRALKLKLYESPAPAPLAQPSAPPVFRLVDPPEEYDRDGDRMAAGALRLPPGETDVPLFWDHSHQDPSATSRLPVGRARIWWEGGEPLMSPVFDGVGELSKLCAEKVQAGTLRACSIGYLTLSARPNERGGEDVQEAELLEVSITGIPAKRSAQRLKSMATPEEVQATFEKMAQDIAETKAMVAELKELVAKLAPASEETKSEGGEEEGDAPAEGEDAVTKYFRDLVTKKK